From a region of the Pseudomonas fulva 12-X genome:
- a CDS encoding MFS transporter has protein sequence MSVTTYPQSATHVDLGTLRKVIAASAIGNFVEWFDFAVYGFLAVTIASLFFPPGNPTLALLQTFAVFAVSFALRPLGGIVFGILGDRIGRKRVLSITVLLMAGATTLIGLLPTYASIGLVAPLLLALARCLQGFSAGGEYAGACAFVMEHAPTEQKARYGSFVPVSTFAAFACAAGLVFGMGIWLDEAQMQAWGWRVPFLIAAPLGLVGLYMRLRLDESPAFQALAAQAHPEHSPLRETLREHGGTVLCLSAFISATALSFYMFTTYLTTYMQVVGGAARPTALLASLVALFFAALLCPFVGRYSDRVGRRRTILTAGIALIVAVYPAFTLAASGTLWASAVGAMLLAVGAVICGVVTAVLLSEQFPTRVRYTASAFTYNLAYTVFGGTAPLVATWLIEATGNRMSPAFYLIAIALLALAGGLALPESSKRSLDEPMK, from the coding sequence ATGAGCGTAACCACTTATCCACAATCGGCTACGCATGTCGATCTCGGCACCTTGCGCAAGGTGATCGCCGCTTCGGCCATCGGCAACTTCGTCGAGTGGTTCGATTTTGCGGTCTACGGCTTTCTCGCCGTGACCATCGCCTCGCTGTTCTTTCCGCCGGGCAACCCGACCCTGGCCCTGCTGCAAACCTTCGCGGTGTTCGCTGTGTCGTTCGCGCTGCGCCCGCTGGGCGGCATCGTGTTCGGCATTCTTGGCGACCGCATCGGTCGCAAGCGCGTGCTATCGATCACCGTGCTGCTGATGGCCGGTGCCACTACCCTGATCGGCCTGCTGCCGACCTACGCCAGCATCGGCCTGGTCGCCCCGCTGCTGCTGGCCCTGGCCCGCTGCCTGCAGGGCTTCTCCGCCGGCGGTGAATACGCCGGTGCCTGCGCCTTCGTCATGGAGCACGCGCCCACGGAGCAGAAGGCGCGTTACGGCAGCTTCGTGCCGGTCTCCACCTTCGCCGCCTTCGCCTGCGCGGCGGGGCTGGTGTTCGGCATGGGAATCTGGCTGGACGAAGCGCAAATGCAGGCCTGGGGCTGGCGCGTACCCTTCCTGATCGCCGCGCCGCTGGGCCTGGTCGGCCTATACATGCGCCTGCGTCTGGACGAATCGCCGGCCTTCCAGGCCCTGGCGGCGCAAGCCCATCCCGAACACTCGCCGCTGCGCGAAACCTTGCGCGAGCATGGCGGCACCGTGCTGTGCCTGTCGGCGTTCATCTCCGCCACGGCGCTGTCGTTCTACATGTTCACCACTTACCTGACCACCTACATGCAGGTGGTCGGCGGTGCTGCACGGCCGACCGCCCTGCTCGCCAGCCTGGTGGCGCTGTTCTTCGCCGCCCTGCTGTGCCCATTCGTGGGGCGCTATTCTGATCGCGTCGGCCGTCGGCGCACCATACTCACCGCTGGCATCGCACTGATCGTCGCGGTCTATCCCGCCTTCACCCTGGCTGCTTCCGGCACCCTGTGGGCCTCGGCGGTGGGCGCCATGCTGCTGGCCGTCGGCGCGGTGATCTGCGGCGTGGTGACCGCCGTACTGCTCTCCGAGCAGTTCCCCACCCGCGTGCGCTACACCGCCTCGGCCTTCACCTACAACCTGGCCTACACGGTGTTCGGCGGCACCGCGCCGCTGGTCGCCACCTGGCTGATCGAGGCGACCGGCAACCGCATGTCGCCGGCCTTCTACCTGATCGCCATCGCCCTGCTCGCGCTGGCTGGGGGCCTGGCGCTGCCAGAGTCGTCGAAGCGCTCGCTGGATGAGCCGATGAAGTAA
- a CDS encoding leucine-rich repeat-containing protein kinase family protein → MHTLDQLRFGQLKGISRLDLSASLTHFPGEIFSLADSLEVLNLSDNQLSDLPEDLHRLHRLQVLFCSNNRFEHVPESVGRCPSLRMLGFKSNRIRQLSAGALPPRLRWLILTDNCLETLPAELGDCSELQKLMLAGNRLRELPASLARLHKLELLRIGANQLPALPDFLLQLPSLAWLAHAGNPFDEADAAESHAPDVRWADLQLGEVLGQGASGIIHRADWQRADSQREAVALKLFKGQMTSDGTPQSEMAACLTVGQHANLIGAIGRVVDHPQGEQGLLLSLVEPRFSILAGPPSLESCSRDVYPSDGRASFVKALRTASGIASALRHLHERGVTHGDLYGHNILIDEAGNALLGDFGAASLLPAAAPAQRALLQRIEVRAFGILLEELMQRCEVPVAHGAQLAELIRRCQQAEVGARPDFVEIDWALAGLLEQQV, encoded by the coding sequence ATGCACACCCTCGACCAATTGCGTTTCGGCCAGCTCAAGGGCATCAGCCGCCTCGATCTGTCCGCGTCGCTCACGCACTTTCCCGGGGAAATATTCAGCCTGGCCGACAGCCTGGAAGTGCTCAACCTGAGCGATAACCAGCTCAGCGATCTGCCCGAGGATCTGCACCGGCTGCATCGCCTGCAGGTGCTGTTCTGCTCGAACAACCGCTTCGAGCATGTGCCCGAATCCGTGGGCCGCTGCCCGTCGCTGCGTATGCTCGGCTTCAAGTCCAACCGTATTCGCCAGTTGAGTGCGGGGGCGCTGCCGCCGCGTCTGCGTTGGCTGATTCTCACCGACAACTGCCTGGAAACCCTGCCTGCCGAGCTGGGCGACTGCAGCGAGCTGCAGAAGCTGATGCTGGCCGGTAACCGCCTGCGTGAGCTGCCGGCGAGCCTGGCGCGGTTGCACAAGCTGGAGCTGCTGCGCATCGGCGCCAACCAACTGCCCGCCTTGCCGGATTTCCTGCTGCAACTGCCCAGCCTGGCCTGGCTGGCCCATGCCGGAAACCCCTTCGATGAAGCGGACGCCGCCGAGTCCCACGCGCCCGATGTGCGTTGGGCCGACCTGCAGCTCGGCGAGGTACTGGGCCAGGGCGCATCGGGCATCATCCACCGCGCCGACTGGCAGCGGGCCGACAGCCAGCGCGAAGCTGTTGCCCTGAAACTGTTCAAGGGGCAGATGACCAGCGATGGTACGCCGCAGAGCGAAATGGCCGCGTGCCTCACGGTCGGCCAGCATGCCAATCTGATCGGCGCGATTGGCCGCGTCGTCGACCATCCGCAAGGCGAGCAGGGCTTGCTGCTGAGCCTGGTCGAGCCGCGTTTCAGCATCCTCGCTGGGCCGCCTAGCCTGGAAAGTTGTAGCCGCGATGTCTATCCGAGCGACGGGCGCGCGTCGTTCGTGAAGGCGCTGCGCACTGCCAGTGGCATCGCCTCGGCGCTGCGTCACCTGCACGAGCGCGGCGTCACCCATGGCGATCTCTACGGCCATAACATCCTGATCGACGAGGCCGGCAACGCGCTGCTCGGTGACTTCGGCGCGGCGTCTTTGCTGCCTGCCGCCGCACCGGCGCAACGGGCCTTGCTGCAGCGCATCGAGGTGCGTGCGTTCGGCATTCTGCTCGAAGAGTTGATGCAGCGCTGCGAGGTGCCAGTAGCGCATGGGGCGCAATTGGCCGAGCTGATTCGGCGCTGCCAGCAAGCGGAGGTCGGCGCCCGTCCGGACTTCGTCGAGATCGATTGGGCGCTTGCAGGTCTTCTTGAGCAACAGGTTTGA
- a CDS encoding DUF3800 domain-containing protein, which translates to MEPVNPLPGQLPLFSDSPEASFDTQEPSQPDKQFSKYVVYVDESGDHGLENIDANYPVFVLAFCVFHKSHYAQRVVPSIENFKFRHFGHDLVVLHETDIRKEKGRFRFDSRQHKEMFLDQLTDIIETSNFILIGCVIDKRHLRERSSNPYHIALGFCLETLYELVEEKDQHDLTTHVVVECRGKREDAELELEFRRICAGDNKFGKLLPFEIVFADKKTNSSGLQLADLVARPIGLSVVKPNQPNRAFDLLTRKFFCSGGRMHVGIGFDGWGLKIHPPLESERPR; encoded by the coding sequence ATGGAGCCAGTGAACCCATTGCCTGGACAATTACCACTGTTTTCAGACAGTCCAGAGGCTTCTTTTGATACTCAAGAGCCGTCACAGCCAGACAAGCAGTTTAGTAAATATGTTGTTTATGTGGATGAGAGCGGTGACCATGGATTGGAAAATATAGATGCGAACTATCCTGTGTTCGTACTCGCCTTTTGCGTATTCCATAAAAGCCACTATGCGCAACGCGTGGTTCCGTCAATTGAGAATTTTAAATTTAGGCATTTTGGCCACGATCTGGTTGTGTTGCATGAAACCGACATTCGAAAGGAGAAGGGACGCTTTAGGTTTGATAGTCGTCAGCACAAAGAGATGTTTCTTGACCAATTGACTGACATCATAGAAACCAGCAACTTTATCTTGATCGGCTGTGTAATTGACAAAAGACACTTACGTGAGCGCAGTAGCAATCCTTATCACATTGCACTTGGCTTTTGCCTTGAAACACTTTATGAGTTAGTCGAGGAAAAGGATCAACATGATTTGACTACGCACGTTGTAGTAGAGTGCCGCGGAAAGCGCGAGGATGCTGAGCTTGAATTGGAATTCCGACGCATCTGCGCTGGAGATAATAAATTTGGCAAGCTCTTACCCTTTGAAATCGTTTTCGCAGATAAGAAAACCAACTCGTCAGGTCTCCAGTTAGCCGATTTGGTAGCACGGCCTATTGGACTCTCCGTAGTAAAGCCAAATCAACCGAATCGTGCGTTCGACTTACTAACTCGGAAATTCTTTTGTAGCGGCGGGCGTATGCACGTGGGGATAGGTTTTGATGGCTGGGGGCTGAAAATTCATCCTCCCCTAGAAAGCGAAAGGCCCCGGTGA
- a CDS encoding vWA domain-containing protein translates to MGKKALGIPPRAKAGTDARPTPGKQAGGRSGAKRRGDSGAIDWLATLLQGKPRRRADLQRRPRSNAPTQLWLIVVDASASTRRHGALSKAKGLLAELFERAYRERARIAVLDAHGAQPQWHWQGQKASGALQGWLSDLGAGGGSPLIPALQQAHDWLQRRQRLKPSEARRLLVVTDGRLREWPALAPSPCPATLVDIECAPIRLGRAVQLAGELGADYCHIEAIPLTEDSYR, encoded by the coding sequence CTGGGCAAAAAAGCCCTAGGCATTCCCCCGCGCGCCAAGGCGGGGACGGATGCCAGACCGACACCAGGCAAACAGGCAGGCGGGCGCAGCGGAGCCAAGCGGCGCGGCGACAGCGGCGCCATCGACTGGCTCGCCACCTTGCTGCAAGGCAAGCCCAGGCGTCGTGCCGACCTGCAACGTCGACCGCGCAGCAATGCACCTACACAGCTTTGGCTGATCGTCGTCGATGCTTCGGCCTCCACCCGTCGCCACGGCGCCCTGAGCAAGGCCAAGGGCCTGCTCGCCGAGCTGTTCGAGCGGGCCTACCGGGAGCGTGCCCGCATCGCCGTGCTCGACGCCCACGGCGCGCAGCCGCAATGGCACTGGCAGGGCCAGAAAGCCTCTGGCGCTCTACAAGGCTGGTTGAGCGACCTCGGCGCAGGCGGTGGCAGCCCGCTGATCCCGGCGCTGCAGCAGGCCCACGACTGGCTGCAGCGCCGGCAACGCCTCAAGCCGAGCGAGGCGCGACGCCTGCTGGTGGTCACGGATGGGCGTTTGCGCGAATGGCCGGCGCTGGCGCCCAGCCCATGCCCGGCCACCCTGGTGGATATCGAGTGCGCGCCGATCCGTCTGGGGCGTGCCGTGCAACTGGCGGGTGAGCTGGGTGCGGATTACTGCCACATTGAGGCCATACCTCTCACGGAAGACAGCTACCGCTAG
- a CDS encoding ATP-binding protein, whose product MTDTVHFPLAAVVGADSLKLALCLVAVDPAIGGVLIEGPRGMAKSTLARGLAALLESGVFVTLPLGASEERIVGTLDLDAALGESRAQFSPGLLSKAHGGVLYVDEVNLLPDHLVDLLLDAAASGVNHVERDGISHRHAARFVLIGTMNAEEGELRPQLLDRFGLNLALDGQPQPGARAEIVRRRLAFDADPQAFVARWAEQQQALAARCGQARARVASIALDDRALDAITERCFAAGVDGLRADLVWLRAARAHAAWRGADAIGEEDIEAVADFVLRHRRRHTPPQQQAQPPASPPPQAPSEQPAAGEGQWGELPAQTQNTGERREPPRWAKKP is encoded by the coding sequence ATGACCGACACCGTCCATTTCCCCCTCGCCGCCGTGGTCGGCGCCGACTCCCTGAAATTGGCGCTGTGCCTGGTGGCGGTCGATCCGGCGATCGGCGGCGTGCTGATCGAAGGCCCGCGGGGCATGGCCAAGTCGACCCTGGCCCGCGGCCTGGCCGCGCTGCTGGAAAGCGGCGTGTTCGTCACCCTGCCGCTAGGCGCCAGCGAAGAGCGCATCGTCGGTACCCTCGACCTGGACGCGGCCCTGGGCGAAAGCCGCGCGCAGTTCTCGCCGGGCCTGCTGAGCAAGGCTCATGGCGGCGTGCTGTACGTCGATGAGGTCAACCTGCTGCCCGATCATCTGGTCGACCTGCTGCTCGATGCGGCGGCCAGCGGCGTCAACCACGTCGAGCGCGACGGCATTTCCCACCGCCACGCTGCGCGCTTCGTCCTGATCGGCACCATGAACGCCGAAGAAGGCGAGCTGCGCCCGCAACTGCTCGACCGCTTCGGCCTCAACCTGGCCCTGGATGGCCAGCCGCAGCCGGGAGCGCGCGCCGAGATCGTCCGCCGTCGCCTGGCCTTCGATGCCGACCCCCAGGCGTTCGTTGCCAGGTGGGCCGAGCAGCAGCAGGCCCTGGCCGCGCGCTGCGGGCAGGCGCGCGCGCGCGTGGCGAGCATCGCCCTCGATGACCGGGCGCTCGACGCGATCACCGAGCGCTGCTTCGCCGCTGGCGTCGATGGCCTGCGTGCCGATCTGGTCTGGCTGCGCGCCGCCCGCGCCCATGCCGCCTGGCGCGGCGCCGACGCCATCGGCGAGGAAGATATCGAGGCCGTGGCCGACTTCGTGCTGCGCCACCGTCGTCGCCACACGCCGCCGCAGCAACAGGCGCAACCGCCAGCCAGCCCGCCGCCCCAGGCGCCGAGCGAACAACCCGCTGCAGGCGAAGGGCAGTGGGGCGAGCTGCCCGCGCAAACGCAAAATACCGGCGAGCGCCGCGAGCCGCCGCGCTGGGCAAAAAAGCCCTAG
- a CDS encoding TIGR00730 family Rossman fold protein produces the protein MRLCIFCGSNAGSNPVYLEAATRLGKTLAEAGIGLVYGGASVGLMGAVANAALEAGGEVIGVIPRSLWEKEVAHTGLDDLRIVDSMHQRKALMAELSDGFIALPGGVGTLEELFEVWTWAQLGHHQKPCSLLNINGYYDRLAAFLDHMVDEAFVKAPHREMLIVEQDIDALLAAIDGYEAPQVGKWIGRKET, from the coding sequence ATGCGCCTGTGCATTTTCTGTGGCTCCAACGCGGGCTCAAATCCCGTTTACCTCGAGGCCGCCACGCGCCTCGGCAAAACCCTCGCCGAGGCCGGCATCGGCCTGGTGTACGGCGGCGCTTCCGTCGGCCTGATGGGCGCCGTGGCCAACGCCGCGCTCGAAGCCGGTGGCGAAGTGATCGGGGTGATCCCGCGTTCGCTGTGGGAGAAGGAAGTCGCCCACACCGGCCTCGACGACCTGCGCATCGTCGACTCCATGCACCAGCGCAAGGCGCTGATGGCCGAACTGTCGGATGGCTTCATCGCCCTGCCCGGCGGTGTCGGCACCCTGGAAGAGCTCTTCGAGGTATGGACCTGGGCGCAACTGGGCCATCACCAGAAGCCCTGCTCGCTGCTCAATATCAACGGTTACTACGACCGCCTCGCGGCATTCCTCGATCACATGGTCGACGAAGCCTTCGTCAAGGCGCCGCACCGCGAGATGCTGATCGTCGAGCAGGATATCGACGCGCTGCTGGCGGCGATCGATGGCTATGAGGCGCCGCAGGTGGGTAAATGGATCGGTCGCAAGGAGACCTGA
- a CDS encoding NUDIX hydrolase — protein sequence MSAQPRLGCGAAIVQDGRLLLVRRLREPEAGCWGLPGGKVDWLEPVEQAVRREIEEELAIRLTSLSLLCVVDQIDAQRGEHWLAPVYLADTFDGEVRNVEPEKHSDIGWFDLDGLPEPLTVATRKAACALNERRLQSTTAMN from the coding sequence ATGAGCGCGCAACCACGACTGGGCTGCGGCGCCGCCATCGTGCAGGACGGCCGTCTGCTGCTGGTACGCCGCCTGCGTGAGCCGGAAGCCGGCTGTTGGGGGCTGCCCGGCGGCAAGGTGGACTGGCTGGAGCCGGTCGAGCAGGCGGTGCGCCGCGAAATCGAGGAAGAGCTGGCCATCCGCCTGACGTCGCTGAGCCTGCTCTGCGTGGTCGATCAGATCGACGCGCAGCGCGGCGAACACTGGTTGGCACCGGTCTACCTGGCCGATACCTTCGACGGTGAAGTGCGCAACGTCGAGCCCGAGAAACACAGTGACATCGGCTGGTTCGACCTCGATGGCCTGCCAGAGCCGCTGACCGTGGCGACGCGCAAGGCAGCGTGCGCGCTCAACGAACGGCGCTTGCAATCGACCACCGCGATGAATTAA
- a CDS encoding 3-deoxy-7-phosphoheptulonate synthase: MSVAVNSRSTAKAADLHLVAAPSRRHTTPLPSAAQLREELPLSTALARQVQQQRQSIRAILDGHDPRLLVVVGPCSLHDDAAVLEYAERLTALSQRVGDRLLLVMRAYVEKPRTTVGWKGLVYDPALDGSGDMAEGLRRSRKLMLRLLELGLPLASEILQPLVAGYFDDLLGWAAIGARTSESQVHRELVSGLEMPVGFKNGTDGSLGIACDAMRSAAHAHQHFGVDTQGRPALVQTHGNPDTHLVLRGGHGAPNYDAASVATARAELERQGIAPRIMVDCSHANSGKNPLRQPEVLSDVLDQRLAGDGSLRAVMIESHLLDGAQSLGGELRYGVSITDGCLGWAGTERMLIDAAIRMRHLV; the protein is encoded by the coding sequence ATGTCCGTAGCCGTCAATTCCCGCTCCACCGCCAAAGCCGCCGACTTGCACCTGGTCGCCGCCCCGAGCCGTCGCCACACCACGCCTCTGCCTTCCGCCGCCCAATTGCGCGAAGAGCTGCCACTCTCGACCGCCCTCGCCCGCCAGGTGCAGCAGCAACGCCAGTCGATCCGCGCCATTCTCGATGGCCATGACCCGCGCCTGCTGGTGGTGGTCGGCCCCTGCTCCCTGCACGACGATGCCGCCGTACTCGAGTACGCCGAGCGCCTGACCGCACTGAGCCAGCGCGTGGGCGATCGCCTGCTGCTGGTGATGCGCGCCTACGTCGAGAAGCCGCGCACCACGGTGGGCTGGAAGGGCCTGGTCTACGATCCGGCACTGGATGGCAGTGGCGACATGGCCGAAGGCCTGCGCCGTTCGCGCAAATTGATGCTCAGGTTGCTGGAGCTGGGCCTGCCATTGGCCAGCGAGATCCTCCAGCCGCTGGTGGCCGGCTACTTCGACGACCTGCTCGGCTGGGCGGCCATCGGCGCACGCACCAGCGAGTCCCAGGTGCATCGCGAGCTGGTAAGCGGCCTGGAGATGCCGGTGGGCTTCAAGAACGGCACCGACGGCAGCCTCGGCATCGCCTGCGATGCCATGCGCTCGGCGGCCCACGCGCACCAGCACTTCGGCGTCGATACGCAGGGTCGCCCGGCCCTGGTGCAAACCCACGGCAACCCGGACACCCACCTGGTGCTGCGCGGCGGCCATGGCGCGCCGAACTACGACGCCGCCAGCGTCGCCACCGCGCGGGCCGAGCTGGAGCGCCAGGGCATCGCGCCACGGATCATGGTCGACTGCAGCCACGCCAACAGCGGCAAGAACCCGCTGCGCCAGCCCGAGGTACTCAGCGACGTGCTCGACCAGCGCCTGGCCGGCGATGGCTCGCTGCGCGCGGTGATGATCGAGAGCCACCTGCTCGACGGCGCCCAGAGCCTGGGCGGCGAACTGCGCTACGGCGTGTCGATCACCGACGGTTGTCTGGGCTGGGCCGGCACCGAACGCATGCTGATCGACGCCGCCATCCGCATGCGCCACCTGGTCTGA
- a CDS encoding ATP-binding cassette domain-containing protein, which produces MTNSPVIALERVSFHFPDGQPLFDELSETFDARHTGLVGRNGAGKSVLGRLPAGLLQPSAGRIVRQARLAYLPQAIDVDDTTRVVDLMGFAAPYDALFRVTDGRMGDNDIELLEGRWDIAEHLHLALQDDGLAHLALHDPAAQLSGGERTRVALLGAFLGDADLLILDEPSNHLDRASRLRLYQRLQQWPGGLVVISHDRELLEGMQRIVELSPLGLRAYGGNYGFYREARQRDEQAAQQALAHARSERKRGERELQAQQQRQQRRTASASRDARHANQAQILLDRQKGRSEASAGRLQQRLQAVSRDLDDAVRDAAQRVHEGHAIQLHGKAGGLAEGKRVLSLRGVRAPYSGAVLPDIELFGPRRLAISGPNGCGKSSLLAMLAGRLAAVAGECRVEVPLAYLDQQLSCLPGDEAALDHLRRCSPGLPEALARTRLVHLGLDARRAVLPCRQLSGGERLKLALAGVIDSEPSAPLLLLDEPDNHIDLDSLLAVEAMLRDYRGALIVVSHDVAFIEALAITDRLEWTAQGWQYERA; this is translated from the coding sequence ATGACGAACTCGCCTGTTATCGCGCTCGAGCGCGTGTCCTTTCATTTCCCCGATGGCCAGCCACTGTTCGATGAGCTGAGCGAAACCTTCGATGCCCGCCACACCGGCCTGGTGGGGCGCAACGGTGCCGGCAAGAGCGTGCTCGGTCGGCTGCCCGCTGGCCTCTTGCAGCCAAGCGCCGGGCGCATCGTGCGGCAGGCCCGGCTCGCCTATCTACCCCAGGCAATCGACGTGGACGACACCACTCGCGTCGTCGACCTGATGGGCTTCGCGGCACCTTACGATGCGCTGTTTCGGGTGACCGACGGGCGCATGGGGGACAACGATATCGAGCTGCTCGAAGGTCGCTGGGATATCGCCGAGCACTTGCATCTGGCGCTGCAGGATGACGGCTTGGCGCATCTCGCGTTGCACGACCCGGCCGCCCAGCTCAGCGGAGGTGAGCGTACGCGGGTGGCGCTGCTCGGCGCGTTTCTGGGCGATGCCGACCTGCTGATTCTCGACGAACCCAGCAACCACCTGGATCGGGCCAGCCGGCTGCGCCTCTATCAGCGCCTGCAGCAGTGGCCGGGTGGGCTGGTGGTGATCAGCCATGATCGCGAACTGCTGGAGGGCATGCAGCGCATCGTCGAATTGTCGCCTCTCGGGCTGCGCGCGTATGGCGGCAACTATGGTTTTTACCGCGAGGCGCGACAGCGCGATGAGCAAGCCGCCCAGCAGGCCCTGGCGCATGCCCGTAGCGAACGCAAACGCGGCGAGCGTGAACTGCAGGCCCAGCAGCAACGCCAGCAGCGCCGCACCGCCAGCGCAAGCCGAGATGCACGGCATGCCAACCAGGCGCAGATTCTGCTGGATCGCCAGAAGGGTCGCAGCGAGGCCAGCGCCGGCCGGTTGCAGCAGCGCCTGCAAGCGGTCAGCCGCGACCTCGACGACGCCGTGCGCGATGCGGCGCAGCGGGTGCACGAAGGCCACGCCATTCAACTGCACGGCAAGGCTGGCGGTCTGGCCGAGGGCAAGCGGGTGCTCAGCCTGCGGGGCGTGCGGGCGCCCTACTCAGGGGCCGTCTTGCCGGACATCGAGCTGTTCGGCCCGCGCCGGCTGGCCATCAGCGGGCCTAACGGTTGTGGCAAGTCGAGCCTGCTGGCGATGCTTGCCGGGCGGCTGGCCGCTGTTGCCGGCGAGTGCCGGGTCGAGGTGCCGCTGGCCTATCTGGATCAGCAGCTTTCCTGCCTGCCGGGCGATGAGGCGGCGCTGGATCACCTGCGTCGCTGCAGCCCTGGGCTGCCCGAGGCGCTCGCCCGTACGCGACTGGTTCACCTGGGGCTCGATGCCCGGCGTGCCGTGCTGCCGTGCCGCCAGCTCAGCGGCGGTGAGCGCCTCAAGCTGGCGCTTGCCGGGGTGATCGACAGTGAGCCGAGCGCGCCTCTGCTGCTGCTCGACGAGCCCGACAACCACATCGACCTCGACTCGCTGTTGGCCGTCGAAGCCATGCTGCGCGACTACCGCGGGGCGCTGATCGTGGTCTCCCACGACGTCGCATTCATCGAGGCATTGGCCATCACCGATCGCCTGGAGTGGACGGCCCAGGGCTGGCAGTACGAGCGGGCATGA